In Bacteroidia bacterium, the sequence GTTAAATTACCACATTGACAATTTTCTTTGGAACCACAATCACTTTTTTGGGTGTTTTACCTTCTGTCCATTTTACGGATTCGGCATGTTCAAGGACAGCCTTTTCAATTTCGGCATTGCTAAGTCCTACCGGTAACTCCAGGTTAAAGCGTGTTTTTCCATTGAATGAAACCGGATAGTTGAATGTATTATCCTCCAGGAAAGCCGGGTTAAATTCAGGGAAAGGTTCAAATGCAATGGTTGATGAATGTCCTAGTCTCTCCCACAATTCTTCTGTTATATGCGGCGCATAAGGAGAAAGTAATACCAACAATGGTTCTAAAATGGAACGATTGGAGCATTTGGCTTCACTTAATTCATTCACACAAATCATGAAATTGCTTACAGAGGTATTAAACGAGAAGCGTTCTATGTCTTCCTGTACTTTTTTAATGGTTTTGTGTAAGGTTTTTAGTTCAGCTTTAGTTGGTTCTTGTGATTCTTCTTTTCCTTCCATAAGGGGAAGGTACAAACGCCATAATTTTTTCAAAAATCCTGAAACACCTGTAATTCCATTGGTATTCCAAGGTTTACTTTGTTCAAGAGGTCCGAGAAACATTTCATACAAACGCAAGGTGTCGGCACCATAATCTAAAACGATGTCATCCGGATTTACAACGTTGTATTTGGATTTAGACATTTTTTCAACCTCGTATCCACAGATGTATTTTCCATTTTCTAAAACAAATTGGGCTTGGCTGTAATCTTCTCTCCATTGTTTAAATCCTTCGATATCCAATTCGTCATTTTTTACATATTTCACATCTACCCGAGGGGCATTTATTCCTACCACGGCTTTTGGGAAATCAGAAAGGGAGATGGAAAGATTTAATTTCTTATTTATAAGCTGGATTAGCCATTCCGGATCCATGTTTTTTTGAAATTGGTCATAAATTCCTTTTGAAACAAAGATTGGATGGGTGAAATCCGTTGTCATATTTACAAAGAAAACCTGATAAACAAAACTTGTTCTACCTTGGATCATTCCCTGATTGATGAGTTTTTTGGCCGGTTCATCAATGTTAAGATAGCCTAAGTCTTTTAAGAATTTAGTCCAGAAGCGTACGTACATCAGATGCCCGGTGGCATGTTCAGAACCACCGATGTATAAATCCACTTCCTTCCAATACGTAGCGGCATCTTTGGAAACGAATTCTGTTTCATTTTTCGAATCCATGTAACGAAGGTAGTACCAGCTGCTACCGGCATAACCGGGCATGGTATCGGTTTCGCGTTTACAAACTTGTTTTCCATCTTCAAAAGTTACATGAACCCAATCTTGCACAGAGGCTAGTGGACCTTCTCCGGTTCCGGTAGGTTGGTAGGTTTTAACGTCGGGAAGGGTAGGGTATTGGCCGAATGGCAATAGTTCAGGAATTCCATCTTTGTAGATGATCGGGAAAGGTTCGCCCCAATAGCGTTGACGGCTAAAACCGGCATCTCTTAGCTTAAAATTTACTTTACCCTTTCCAATTCGCTTTTCTTCAATGGCCTTGATTGCAACCGGA encodes:
- a CDS encoding leucine--tRNA ligase yields the protein MEYNHKEIEEKWQKRWAENKTFKADNQSTKPKYYVLDMFPYPSGAGLHVGHPLGYIASDIFARFKRHKGFNVLHPMGYDAFGLPAEQYAIETGQHPALTTEKNIARYREQLDKIGFSFDWDREFKTSDPAYYRWTQWIFAQLFNSWYNKKSNKAQAISELIALFEKEGNFNVSAACDEDYTEFTADQWRSWSKQEQSAILMQYRLAYQKFTAVNWCPALGTVLANDEVKDGVSERGGHPVERKMMRQWSLRITAYADRLLQGLDTIDWPESIKEIQRNWIGRSEGASIQFRVAPHDSVSPVANIFPVGEPNAETGFYVGGGEIIEVFTTRPDTIFGVSFVTLAPEHELVNRITTPEQKEAVEEYVNWAKNRSERERMSEVKKVSGVFTGAFVFHPFTGSKVPVWIGDYVLAGYGTGAVMAVPSGDQRDWNFANHFNIQIIPLLEGQDCSEGADESKDKKMINSGFLNGLTGKEAIPVAIKAIEEKRIGKGKVNFKLRDAGFSRQRYWGEPFPIIYKDGIPELLPFGQYPTLPDVKTYQPTGTGEGPLASVQDWVHVTFEDGKQVCKRETDTMPGYAGSSWYYLRYMDSKNETEFVSKDAATYWKEVDLYIGGSEHATGHLMYVRFWTKFLKDLGYLNIDEPAKKLINQGMIQGRTSFVYQVFFVNMTTDFTHPIFVSKGIYDQFQKNMDPEWLIQLINKKLNLSISLSDFPKAVVGINAPRVDVKYVKNDELDIEGFKQWREDYSQAQFVLENGKYICGYEVEKMSKSKYNVVNPDDIVLDYGADTLRLYEMFLGPLEQSKPWNTNGITGVSGFLKKLWRLYLPLMEGKEESQEPTKAELKTLHKTIKKVQEDIERFSFNTSVSNFMICVNELSEAKCSNRSILEPLLVLLSPYAPHITEELWERLGHSSTIAFEPFPEFNPAFLEDNTFNYPVSFNGKTRFNLELPVGLSNAEIEKAVLEHAESVKWTEGKTPKKVIVVPKKIVNVVI